A part of Pectinophora gossypiella chromosome Z, ilPecGoss1.1, whole genome shotgun sequence genomic DNA contains:
- the LOC126380111 gene encoding longitudinals lacking protein, isoforms H/M/V-like: protein MSQQYSLRWNNHQPNFISMFTTLLNTQTLVDVTLAAEGKHLQAHKVVLSACSTYFQALFMDNPSRHPIVILKDVTFADLRTMVDFMYYGEVNVTEEQLPQVLDTAKTLKIKGLTEMPDSTLLTRSQGTSADFPTDSADSQRHAASPSISPRRKRGRRRSSAGSGQMVEEEGREESGPSVDVVRGEAITLSSVPQRRSREYHDDRAVDGSQQTAEGQNLNLEQLGMEGGGMAQGGQWSMMEHTYPRYSNACLGSSLQGEAMYMNNMSQHMNAGLSEYGQALGVGGVGGVGGVAGPSPGPSCVADAAAAPEQPPQQQQKRRRATNPQSEENFQRALEAVRFGGIGFCKAARLFGVNNRTLWLEYKKKGYPNNRPSIKSRIKRERTTPPPPRDLVKDDVPQQEQQMALICPPHPVPVNYIDSRPVDFPLQGMAHNSPLNILGVNFTSTSMQ from the exons ATGTCGCAGCAGTACAGTTTGAGGTGGAACAACCACCAGCCGAACTTCATCTCAATGTTCACGACGTTGTTGAACACGCAAACTTTGGTTGATGTCACCCTCGCGGCCGAGGGGAAACATCTGCAGGCCCACAAAGTGGTCTTGTCTGCCTGCAGCACATATTTTCAG GCACTGTTTATGGACAACCCGTCTCGGCATCCGATCGTGATCCTGAAAGATGTCACTTTCGCAGATTTGCGAACAATGGTCGATTTTATGTATTATGGAGAAGTTAACGTCACGGAGGAACAGCTCCCACAG GTGCTGGACACAGCAAAGACATTAAAGATTAAGGGTCTGACGGAGATGCCGGACTCGACGCTACTGACGCGGTCGCAGGGCACGTCCGCGGACTTCCCCACCGACTCCGCCGACTCGCAGCGTCACGCCGCCTCGCCAAGCATCTCGCCGAGGCGGAAACGGGG ACGAAGGAGGAGTTCGGCAGGCTCGGGGCAGATGGTGGAAGAAGAGGGCCGCGAGGAGTCCGGCCCATCGGTGGATGTGGTGCGGGGCGAAGCGATCACCTTAAGCTCGGTGCCGCAGCGGCGCAGCCGGGAGTATCACGACGACAGGGCCGTCGACGGTTCACAACAA ACGGCCGAAGGACAAAATTTAAACTTGGAACAATTGGGAATGGAGGGGGGAGGAATGGCTCAAG GAGGACAGTGGAGTATGATGGAGCATACGTACCCGCGGTACTCGAATGCGTGCTTGGGTAGCAGTCTGCAGGGCGAGGCGATGTACATGAACAACATGAGCCAGCATATGAACGCGGGGCTGAGCGAGTACGGGCAGGCGCTGGGCGTTGGTGGCGTGGGCGGAGTGGGTGGCGTGGCAGGCCCCTCGCCAGGACCCAGCTGCGTGGCGGACGCTGCCGCCGCACCCGAGCAGCCGCCGCAGCAGCAGCAGAAGCGCCGCCgcgccaccaacccgcagtccGAGGAAAACTTCCAGCGCGCTCTCGAGGCCGTGCGCTTCGGCGGCATAGGCTTTTGCAAGGCCGCGCGCCTTTTCGGCGTCAACAACCGCACATTGTGGCTTGAATATAAAAAGAAGGGCTACCCCAACAACCGGCCGAGCATTAAGAGCCGCATCAAACGTGAACGCACGACGCCGCCCCCGCCGAGGGACCTCGTCAAGGATGACGTACCGCAACAGGAGCAGCAGATGGCGCTCATCTGCCCACCGCACCCCGTGCCCGTAAACTACATTGACTCCCGGCCCGTCGACTTCCCGCTGCAAGGCATGGCCCACAACTCGCCCCTCAACATCCTCGGGGTCAACTTCACCTCAACCTCGATGCAATAG